One window from the genome of Glycine soja cultivar W05 chromosome 12, ASM419377v2, whole genome shotgun sequence encodes:
- the LOC114379990 gene encoding G-type lectin S-receptor-like serine/threonine-protein kinase At4g27290, with protein MLFIWFFLFSYMSTTCTSLDSLAVSQSIRDGETLVSAAGIIEAGFFSPGSSTRRYLGIWYRNVSPLTVVWVANRNIPLQNKSGVLKLNEKGILELLDDTNNPIWSSNISGKAVNNPIANLLDSGNFVVKNGQKTNKDSILWQSFDYPGDTLLEGMKLGWNLETGLESTVRSWKSVDDPAEGEYVIRIDLRGYPQIIEFKGSDIKLRAGSWNGLSTVRYPAATHLLLHKFVFNEKEVYYEYEIINRSIFSVSTLPPSGNGMNFYWTTQTSTRQVISNGEKDLCDIYAYCGGNSICNIDGNIPTCECLRGYVPKSPYHWNKSIWSDGCVPGNKPNSKNSDTDGFLMYSRIKLPDTSSSWYNKTMNLDECQKSCLKNGSCAAYANLDIRDGGSGCLLWFNTLVDLGRFSQWGQDFYIRVPASELDHVDHGNFKKRKVEIIVGVTIAGLIITCVCILIIKNSGAARKFYNKHCKNIQRMEDMDLPSFDFSILANATENFSTENKLGQGGFGPVYKGTMIDGKEIAVKRLSKKSGQGLDEFKNEVALIAKLQHRNLVKLLGCCIKGEEKLLIYEYMPNHSLDYFVFEETKRKFLDWHKCFNIISGIARGLLYLHQDSRLRIIHRDLKTSNILLDANLDPKISDFGLARSFLGDQVEENTNRVAGTYGYMPPEYATRGNFSVKSDVFSYGVIVLEIVSGKRNRDFADSKHYNNLLGHAWTLWTEERALELLDEVLGVQCTPSEVIRCIQVGLLCVQKIPEDRLDMSSVVLMLNGDKLLPKPNAPGFYAEKDVLSEASSSLTNHQLCSVNELSITMLDAR; from the exons atgttatttatttggTTCTTCTTATTCTCCTACATGTCTACAACTTGCACTTCACTAGACAGTTTAGCAGTGAGTCAATCTATCCGAGATGGCGAGACTTTGGTTTCAGCAGCTGGAATAATTGAAGCGGGTTTCTTCAGTCCCGGAAGTTCAACAAGACGGTACTTGGGCATATGGTACAGAAATGTATCCCCTTTAACAGTGGTGTGGGTGGCTAACAGAAATATACCTCTTCAGAATAAATCAGGAGTTCTGAAACTCAATGAGAAAGGCATTCTTGAGCTTCTCGATGATACAAACAACCCCATTTGGTCATCCAACATATCAGGCAAAGCAGTCAATAATCCAATTGCTAATCTTTTGGATTCGGGAAATTTTGTAGTGAAAAATGGacagaaaactaacaaagacAGCATCTTGTGGCAGAGTTTTGATTATCCAGGTGACACATTGTTGGAAGGAATGAAACTCGGATGGAACTTGGAGACTGGTCTAGAAAGCACTGTAAGGTCTTGGAAAAGTGTTGATGATCCTGCTGAAGGAGAATATGTTATAAGAATTGATCTTAGAGGGTATCCTCAAATAATTGAATTCAAGGGATCTGATATAAAACTCAGAGCTGGGTCGTGGAATGGCTTGTCAACAGTTAGATATCCAGCTGCAACTCATCTATTGTTACACAAATTCGTGTTCAATGAAAAAGAAGTGTATTATGAGTACGAGATTATCAACAGATCGATCTTCAGTGTATCTACGCTTCCCCCTTCAGGCAATGGGATGAATTTCTATTGGACAACTCAAACAAGCACCCGACAAGTCATCTCAAATGGGGAGAAAGATCTATGTGATATTTATGCCTATTGTGGTGGAAATTCAATATGTAATATTGATGGTAACATTCCAACTTGTGAATGTCTGAGAGGTTATGTTCCCAAGTCTCCTTATCATTGGAATAAATCAATTTGGTCAGATGGTTGTGTTCCAGGGAATAAACCAAATAGCAAAAATAGTGATACAGATGGCTTCTTGATGTACTCACGCATAAAATTGCCAGACACGTCTTCATCGTGGTATAATAAGACCATGAACCTTGATGAATGTCAGAAGTCATGTCTTAAAAACGGTTCTTGTGCAGCATATGCAAATTTAGACATCCGTGACGGAGGAAGTGGCTGTCTACTTTGGTTTAATACTCTTGTTGACTTAGGGAGATTCTCTCAATGGGGACAAGACTTTTATATCAGAGTGCCTGCTTCAGAATTAG ATCATGTTGACCATGGAAACTTCAAGAAAAGGAAAGTAGAAATCATTGTTGGTGTGACCATTGCTGGATTAATCATCACATGTGTATGcatattgataattaaaaattcag GGGCTGCAAGAAAATTTTACAACAAGCATTGCAAAAACATACAAAGAATGGAAGACATGGATTTgccatcttttgatttttcaattttagctAATGCTACAGAAAACTTTTCAACTGAAAACAAGCTTGGACAAGGTGGCTTTGGACCGGTATACAAG GGCACAATGATAGATGGGAAAGAGATAGCAGTGAAAAGGCTTTCAAAGAAGTCAGGACAGGGGTTGGATGAGTTCAAAAATGAAGTGGCATTGATTGCCAAATTACAACACCGTAATCTTGTAAAGCTTCTTGGTTGCTGCattaaaggagaagaaaaactgTTGATTTACGAGTACATGCCCAACCACAGCTTGGACTACTTTGTTTTTG aggaaaccaaaaggaaatttCTGGATTGGCACAAGTGTTTCAACATTATTAGCGGCATTGCTCGAGGTCTTCTGTATCTTCATCAAGACTCTAGGCTGAGGATTATTCACAGAGATCTAAAAACTAGCAATATTTTACTAGATGCAAATTTGGATCCAAAAATATCAGACTTTGGATTGGCTCGATCATTCTTGGGAGATCAAGTTGAGGAAAACACAAATCGGGTGGCTGGAACATA tggtTACATGCCTCCGGAGTATGCTACACGTGGGAATTTCTCAGTGAAATCAGATGTCTTTAGTTATGGTGTGATTGTACTAGAGATTGTTAGTGGGAAAAGAAACAGGGACTTTGCAGACTCAAAACACTACAATAATCTTCTTGGACAT GCGTGGACATTGTGGACTGAAGAAAGGGCACTGGAACTATTGGATGAAGTGTTAGGAGTTCAATGCACGCCCTCTGAAGTCATAAGATGTATACAAGTAGGCCTATTATGCGTGCAGAAAATACCCGAAGATAGGCTAGACATGTCATCAGTGGTTTTAATGTTAAATGGTGATAAATTATTGCCAAAGCCAAACGCTCCTGGATTTTATGCTGAAAAAGATGTTTTATCTGAAGCAAGTTCATCCTTGACAAATCACCAACTTTGTTCAGTTAATGAACTTTCCATCACAATGTTAGACGCAAGATAG